AAACTCCACACTCAGCACTGCTTACTCAGAAGTTTTCTTAGGCAGAAACAGCAACTGTCTCTTCGGCTTCTTCTGCTGTTTCTTCTGGTAGATCCTGCTTAATAGTCAAGTAGCGAATCACGTCCTCACTCAAACGCATTGCACGTTCCATGGGAGCGATCGCAGTTCCAGGACCAGTGTAGTCCATTTGAACGTAGATGCCATCCCGATGCTTTTTAATTTCATAAGCTAGGCGACGTTTACCACGATTTTGAATTTTCATATTCTCAGCGCCTTGTTCTGTGAGCAAGTTCTGATATTTACTAATTGCTTGCTCTACCTGTTCATCTCCTAAATCGGGACGCAGGATGTAAATTGTTTCGTAAACTATGGACATGATTTTAAGTCACCTTATGGACGAAGGGGCTGCTGATGTGATTTTATACAGTAATATCACAAAGGATATGAGTAATAATCAACATCGAAGCAACAAGGAACTATAATCTTACCAGTTTTCAATTTGAATCATTAGCAAAATCCGCAAAATTCGCATCTTTAACAAGAAACTGCCTTTAGGGCGATGAGGGAGTCATCCCACCCACAAGGCAAAAAGCCCTTCTCCTACGGGAAAGGGTGCGTGGACAGTGAAGCTATCAACTGAAATCAGACAGTAGTACAGGCATACTTCCCAAATTGAGACTATAGTTATTTAGTCTCAGGCTCAGGCTTCTACTACAGACTGAAGATTGCTAACCGCTAACAGCTTTTAATCGCAGACAAAAGGATATTAATCAAGGTTATGGCGCAGCGCTATGTGCGAGTTCAAAATCTAGAAGGCAAGATTTACTATGGATTGCTACAACTATCCCTCAATGTGGAGGTGCTAGATGCTCCACCCTGGTTACAAGGGCAACCCACAAATTTAATTCTAGAACCCGAAAATTACCAAATTCTGACTCCCTGCGCTCCTTCCAAAGTTGTGGCGGTAGGCAAGAATTATGCAGACCATGCCGCAGAAATGGGAACTACAGTACCAAATGAACCATTAATATTTCTCAAGCCGCCGACATCGATCATTGCCACGGAAACAGAAATTATGTATCCGCTCCAATCGCAACGGGTAGATTACGAAGGCGAGTTAGCACTAGTGATTGGCGATCGCACCTGTGACTGCACAATAGAAGAAGCCCAAACCAAAATTTGGGGCTATACCATTGCTAACGATGTGACAGCACGGGATTTACAACAAAAGGATGGCCAATGGACTCGCGCTAAAGGTTTTGATACATTCTGTCCTCTAGGCCCTTGGATTGTCCGAGAATTAAATCCTGGGGCGAGATTGCAGACCTTTTTGAATGACGATGCTATCCCTGTGCAATCTGCCTGTATTGATCAGATGGTGTTTCCTCCTGATGCTTTAGTGTCCTACATTAGTCAGGTGATGACACTACTACCAGGAGACGTGGTGTTAACTGGTACGCCATTGGGTGTTGGGCAACTGCACATAGGCGATCGCGTCCGTGTCGAAATTGAAGGCATCGGTCGCCTAGAAAACACCGTGACTGGGCGTTAACTGCTAGCGCACTTGCATATGCACTGCATCAGAAATTGCTGGAATTTCTGCATAACGCCCAAATAGGGATTGAGCAACAGAATAGACAACTGCTGCTATTATGCCGATAAAGATGGTGTTGGCGATCGTTTCTAAGGCAAAGCCAGCACCAGGAATTGAAACCAAAACTTCCAGCAGTATGGAACACAAAAATAAAACAATGTTCAAAAGAATGGCCTGCATAGTGTTGAAACGAATGAAGTGACTAATTTTTTCGTTTCTCACCACTAATAGGAACAAGGCAAAGAAAATAATCAAGCTGGCAAAGGGTAGTTGATAAATTCCGATTAATGGACTCAATGGAATCAGCAACACCCGTGTGACTGGGAACTGTGTGAAGAAAAAGCTACCGAAGGCTAGACTTTGAACTAGGGGTAGCAAATAAGGTAAACAAGCAAAAATCCGGTCGGAAACCGTTACAGACCCGCGCCAAGTCATTGTGCGTTCTCCTATGGCTAAAATTTCAGACTTCTTGAGCTTAGGATAACGCAGTTGCTTAGTCTTGCTGACAAATCCGATTATTCTATATACGCAATTCGGAAACCCATCAGACATTCATACTGTGCTGGCTGCTGTGCAGTGAGTTGGCGAATTGCTTGACCGCATCGCAGTTGACCTCCACGCCAACGGGGTTGACCGCTACCGTCAGCAAGTAAACAAGATTGGCAAACTTGCGTGGAGGCAAGGATTTGATTATCCATTAAAATGACTAACATCGCTAACCCTCCTTTGACACTCCTCACTCTAAAGAGATGAGGATTCTTGCTTCATCCGTCCTCCCTAGAAACCAGAGTACAAGTATTCCAATTTCCCCGTTTGGATACGTCCACAAGCACACACGGACTGCCCGACCGTGTTTGAAAAGGCTTTTAATTTCTGGTTTTTACTCCCACATTTGTACAAGATTTAGGATTTATACTACCAGGGTTCCGGCTCAGGAGTCGTCCGCTTGACCTACTTCGTTTTTTATTTGTGCGCTTTACCGCTAAAGCTATAATACCGCAAAAACCGCCCTAGAAGGGCGGGGCTTTAAACCCCAGGTTTTCGGTAAATAGGGGGTAATAAAAAAATCCCAAGTGAACTTTAATTTATTTTATGTTATGTATGAAAAATATCTACCTTTTTGTAACAAATCATACAGAAGCCCTGCCGTTAAGCTTGTCCAGTTATCTCTTGGATGCCGATGAAAGGTAAAATTTGAGATTCAGGAAAAAGCTTGACGATAATAAAGAAGTCAGTACTAAATAAACCTTAGTCGTTAGCAGTCAAAAACTCTTAACGGTGAGCGTTGATTGAGGTGCTACACCAAGCCCAAATCGATTGTTGTGCAAATTTCCACCAAGGATAATTTTAAGTGACTAGAACGAATTCCGAAATTTTGGCTAACTCCGATCCGGCGATCGCCGAATTAATTAACCAAGAACTACAGCGTCAACGCGACCACCTAGAGTTGATTGCTAGTGAAAACTTTACCTCAGC
This window of the Nodularia sp. LEGE 06071 genome carries:
- the rpsF gene encoding 30S ribosomal protein S6 produces the protein MSIVYETIYILRPDLGDEQVEQAISKYQNLLTEQGAENMKIQNRGKRRLAYEIKKHRDGIYVQMDYTGPGTAIAPMERAMRLSEDVIRYLTIKQDLPEETAEEAEETVAVSA
- a CDS encoding fumarylacetoacetate hydrolase family protein gives rise to the protein MAQRYVRVQNLEGKIYYGLLQLSLNVEVLDAPPWLQGQPTNLILEPENYQILTPCAPSKVVAVGKNYADHAAEMGTTVPNEPLIFLKPPTSIIATETEIMYPLQSQRVDYEGELALVIGDRTCDCTIEEAQTKIWGYTIANDVTARDLQQKDGQWTRAKGFDTFCPLGPWIVRELNPGARLQTFLNDDAIPVQSACIDQMVFPPDALVSYISQVMTLLPGDVVLTGTPLGVGQLHIGDRVRVEIEGIGRLENTVTGR
- a CDS encoding Tic20 family protein; its protein translation is MTWRGSVTVSDRIFACLPYLLPLVQSLAFGSFFFTQFPVTRVLLIPLSPLIGIYQLPFASLIIFFALFLLVVRNEKISHFIRFNTMQAILLNIVLFLCSILLEVLVSIPGAGFALETIANTIFIGIIAAVVYSVAQSLFGRYAEIPAISDAVHMQVR